A genomic stretch from Lysobacter soyae includes:
- the acs gene encoding acetate--CoA ligase, producing the protein MSELKSLYEVADAFARDANVSKAESEVRYRRSVLDPEAFWREVAQDFEWLRAPTRIKNTSFDLNDFRIRWFEDGEMNVSVNCLDRHLADNGDKTAIIFESDDPNAPARTLTYKELHAEVCKLGNALRNLGVQKGDRVSIYLPMIPEAAIAMLACARIGAVHSVIFGGFSANSIADRVADCGSKLIITANEGARAGKYTPLKKNVDDALNLPGTTSVQTVLVVRHGPSTVDMQMPRDRWYDAVMDGQPETCAPEPMNAEDPLFILYTSGSTGKPKGVLHTTAGYLIYAAYTFKTVFDQKPDDIFWCTADVGWITGHSYVVYGPMANAATVLMFEGVPSWPNASRFWEVVDKHKVTIFYTAPTAIRALMREGDAPVKRTSRKSLRLLGSVGEPINPEAWRWYYDVVGDARCPIVDTWWQTETGGILISPIAGATAMKPGSASLPLPGVQPALVDAAGTLLTGEAEGNLVILDAWPGIMRTVYGDHQRFIETYFKTYPGMYFTSDGCRRDADGYYWITGRVDDVINVSGHRLGTAELESAIVLHPSVSEAAVVGYPHDLKGQGVYAYVTLKEGVEADDALAKEIVALVRKEIGPIALLDQLQWAPALPKTRSGKIMRRILRKIAENATDQLGDTSTLADPAVVDQLVADRKNH; encoded by the coding sequence ATGTCCGAGCTGAAATCCTTGTATGAAGTTGCCGACGCGTTTGCACGAGATGCCAACGTTTCGAAGGCAGAGAGTGAAGTCCGCTATCGCCGCTCGGTTCTAGATCCGGAAGCATTCTGGCGCGAAGTGGCACAGGATTTTGAATGGCTGCGTGCACCCACGCGCATCAAGAACACGTCATTCGATTTGAACGATTTCCGTATCCGTTGGTTCGAAGACGGCGAGATGAATGTCAGCGTCAATTGTTTGGACCGGCACTTAGCCGATAACGGCGACAAGACAGCGATCATATTCGAATCGGATGATCCGAATGCACCGGCGCGAACGCTGACTTACAAGGAATTGCACGCGGAAGTCTGCAAGCTTGGCAACGCGCTAAGAAACTTGGGCGTGCAAAAAGGCGACCGGGTCAGTATCTATTTGCCGATGATTCCCGAAGCGGCGATTGCCATGCTGGCCTGCGCGCGTATCGGCGCCGTCCATTCGGTCATCTTCGGCGGCTTCTCCGCCAATTCGATTGCAGATCGCGTCGCAGACTGCGGCAGCAAACTCATCATCACGGCCAACGAAGGCGCGCGCGCCGGCAAGTACACGCCGCTGAAAAAGAATGTCGATGATGCGTTGAATTTGCCTGGCACCACTTCAGTGCAAACGGTCCTCGTGGTGCGACACGGCCCTTCGACGGTAGACATGCAAATGCCACGTGACCGGTGGTATGACGCGGTGATGGACGGGCAACCGGAAACCTGTGCACCCGAACCCATGAATGCAGAAGATCCGCTGTTCATCCTGTACACCTCGGGCAGCACGGGCAAACCCAAAGGCGTGTTGCACACGACTGCCGGCTATTTGATTTACGCCGCCTATACGTTCAAAACCGTTTTTGATCAAAAGCCCGACGACATTTTCTGGTGCACCGCGGATGTCGGTTGGATTACCGGACATTCCTATGTGGTGTACGGACCCATGGCGAATGCGGCGACGGTTCTGATGTTCGAAGGTGTGCCGAGCTGGCCGAATGCTTCGCGTTTTTGGGAGGTGGTCGATAAGCACAAGGTCACCATTTTCTACACCGCACCCACGGCGATTCGTGCCCTGATGCGCGAAGGCGATGCTCCGGTCAAACGCACCTCGCGGAAATCGCTACGTCTTTTGGGCAGTGTCGGTGAACCGATCAATCCGGAAGCATGGCGTTGGTATTACGACGTGGTCGGCGATGCGCGATGCCCGATCGTTGATACGTGGTGGCAGACCGAAACCGGCGGCATCCTGATTTCGCCCATAGCCGGCGCCACGGCGATGAAACCCGGCTCGGCGAGTTTGCCCCTGCCCGGCGTGCAGCCGGCGTTGGTGGACGCAGCAGGGACACTTTTGACCGGCGAGGCGGAAGGCAATCTCGTGATACTGGATGCGTGGCCGGGCATCATGCGCACGGTCTACGGCGACCACCAACGATTCATCGAAACCTATTTCAAGACCTATCCGGGCATGTATTTCACCAGTGACGGTTGTCGCCGCGATGCCGACGGCTACTACTGGATCACCGGGCGCGTGGATGATGTGATCAATGTCAGTGGTCACCGTTTGGGCACGGCGGAACTCGAGAGCGCTATCGTCTTGCATCCGTCGGTCAGCGAAGCGGCCGTCGTCGGCTATCCGCATGATTTGAAGGGGCAGGGTGTCTACGCCTATGTCACGTTGAAAGAAGGCGTCGAGGCCGACGATGCCTTGGCGAAGGAAATCGTGGCCTTGGTGCGCAAGGAAATCGGCCCGATTGCCCTGTTGGATCAGCTGCAGTGGGCGCCGGCTTTGCCGAAAACGCGCAGCGGAAAAATCATGCGGCGTATTTTGCGGAAAATCGCCGAGAACGCGACCGACCAACTGGGCGACACCAGTACGCTGGCCGATCCGGCGGTGGTGGATCAGTTGGTGGCTGATCGCAAAAATCACTGA
- the rpmG gene encoding 50S ribosomal protein L33 — MASKRDKIRLISSEGTGHFYTTDKNKKNTPGKMEIKKYDPVVRKHVIYKEGKIK, encoded by the coding sequence ATGGCATCGAAGCGCGACAAGATCCGCCTGATTTCTTCTGAAGGCACCGGTCATTTCTACACGACCGACAAGAACAAGAAGAACACCCCGGGCAAGATGGAAATCAAGAAATACGACCCGGTCGTGCGCAAGCACGTCATCTACAAGGAAGGCAAGATCAAGTAA
- the rpmB gene encoding 50S ribosomal protein L28, translating to MSRVCQVTGKRTVTGNNVSHAMNKTRRRFLPNLHERRFWVASENRWVKLRLSTAALRTIDKNGIDAVLADLRARGEKI from the coding sequence ATGTCCCGCGTATGCCAAGTAACCGGCAAGCGTACCGTGACGGGTAACAACGTCTCGCACGCAATGAACAAAACCCGCCGTCGCTTTCTTCCCAACCTTCACGAACGCCGTTTCTGGGTCGCTTCTGAAAACCGTTGGGTGAAGTTGCGTCTTTCCACCGCGGCCTTGCGCACCATCGACAAGAACGGCATCGACGCCGTGCTCGCCGACCTGCGTGCACGTGGCGAAAAGATCTAA
- a CDS encoding alpha/beta hydrolase: MKIIWAWLIGLGLLTGCASSAHRGSPPCCTVPTPVAATANADLPPPPPPPPPPPPPPPAAPNNGALDAIAMPVKNRRGPARARAPGPSNYARMRVFYATDRAPARGFASVDQDKKYTGTRGPMAYGQAFVSIPRGHVPGELEAPSIFRLEFREDPKKHVVLLDTVPQAKNLFLRDLKARVAASKGRNLFLFVHGYNVSFADAARRTAQLSYDLSFDGAPMFFSWPSQASLSGYTVDEANIEWSTRHIKQFIADMADQSGSPNIYLIGHSMGTRGLTRALKELVAERPDLRGRFREIILAAPDIDADVFRNDLAPALAKAGRRVTLYASSKDMALRASKKVHGYPRAGDAESGILIVRGIDTVDASRVDDSMLAHSYFVESVSVIKDIASMFRMRLAAAQRSSLRAIKTRFGQYWRIEPGAR; the protein is encoded by the coding sequence ATGAAAATCATTTGGGCTTGGTTGATCGGGCTGGGTCTGTTGACCGGGTGCGCAAGTAGCGCGCATCGCGGATCACCCCCGTGTTGTACGGTGCCGACGCCGGTGGCGGCGACTGCCAATGCTGACTTACCGCCCCCTCCGCCGCCGCCTCCCCCGCCACCGCCCCCGCCTCCGGCAGCCCCCAATAACGGCGCACTCGATGCGATCGCCATGCCGGTCAAGAATCGCCGCGGCCCCGCTCGTGCGCGCGCGCCCGGCCCGAGCAATTACGCGCGCATGCGGGTTTTTTATGCCACCGACCGTGCCCCCGCACGGGGCTTCGCCAGCGTTGACCAAGACAAGAAGTACACCGGCACCCGCGGCCCGATGGCGTACGGTCAAGCCTTTGTCAGCATTCCGCGCGGCCACGTGCCGGGTGAACTCGAAGCGCCGTCCATTTTTCGCTTGGAATTCCGCGAAGATCCGAAAAAGCATGTGGTCTTGCTCGACACGGTGCCGCAAGCCAAAAACCTGTTCCTGCGAGATCTCAAAGCACGCGTCGCGGCCTCGAAAGGTCGCAACTTGTTCTTATTCGTGCACGGCTACAACGTGTCGTTTGCTGACGCCGCCCGTCGCACAGCCCAACTATCCTATGACTTGTCGTTCGATGGCGCTCCGATGTTTTTCAGCTGGCCCTCGCAAGCCAGTCTCTCCGGCTACACCGTGGATGAGGCGAACATTGAATGGTCGACACGGCACATCAAGCAGTTCATCGCCGACATGGCCGACCAATCCGGATCGCCGAACATCTACTTGATCGGGCACAGCATGGGCACCCGTGGCTTGACCCGCGCCCTGAAGGAACTGGTGGCGGAGCGTCCCGATTTGCGCGGTCGATTCCGGGAAATCATCCTCGCGGCGCCGGACATCGATGCCGACGTGTTCCGGAACGACCTCGCACCGGCACTCGCCAAAGCCGGTCGCCGGGTGACCTTGTATGCCTCTTCCAAAGACATGGCCCTGCGCGCCTCCAAAAAAGTGCACGGCTATCCCCGGGCCGGCGATGCGGAGTCCGGCATCCTGATCGTCAGGGGCATCGATACGGTCGATGCCTCCCGCGTTGACGACAGCATGCTGGCGCACTCCTATTTCGTGGAGTCGGTATCGGTCATCAAGGACATCGCCTCGATGTTCAGAATGCGCCTGGCGGCCGCGCAACGCTCCTCCCTGCGGGCGATCAAGACCCGCTTCGGCCAGTATTGGCGCATCGAACCGGGCGCGCGCTGA
- a CDS encoding lipid-A-disaccharide synthase N-terminal domain-containing protein, whose protein sequence is MHAPIAWLEWTGVHMSAWKVIGWVGALMFGGRWLVQFIATKRARKPVIPRAFWYMSIAGSLMTLAYFIFGKNDSVGILQNLFPSFTAIYSLYADIRHRGWHRDRAEH, encoded by the coding sequence ATGCACGCACCGATTGCCTGGCTGGAATGGACCGGCGTGCACATGTCGGCGTGGAAGGTCATCGGCTGGGTCGGTGCCCTCATGTTCGGCGGTCGCTGGTTGGTGCAGTTCATTGCCACCAAACGCGCGCGCAAGCCGGTTATCCCTCGCGCCTTCTGGTACATGAGCATTGCCGGAAGCCTGATGACCTTGGCCTACTTCATCTTCGGCAAGAATGATTCGGTCGGGATTTTGCAAAATCTGTTCCCGTCGTTCACCGCCATTTACAGCCTCTATGCCGACATCCGCCATCGCGGTTGGCATCGCGATCGCGCCGAACACTGA
- a CDS encoding glycosyltransferase family 2 protein, producing MNEAPQLSVVVPVHNEQDNIAPLVGEITQALRGLIPFEIVYVDDLSNDNSLQVLRDLKATTPELRVIRHVKNSGQSTAVRNGVKAARAPWIATLDGDGQNDPADIPNLLAERAKGDAQTKLFAGWRVNRQDSGSKRWASKWANKIRSNMLKDDTPDTGCGIKLFERDAFLDLPYFDHMHRYLPALMQRAGWKTVSVPVNHRHRTSGVSKYNNLNRALVGVRDLRGVAWLITRSRRTPVEEL from the coding sequence ATGAACGAAGCCCCGCAACTTTCTGTCGTGGTGCCGGTCCATAACGAGCAAGACAACATTGCACCGCTGGTCGGCGAGATCACGCAAGCGTTGCGCGGCTTGATTCCGTTTGAAATCGTCTATGTGGACGACTTGTCCAATGACAACAGCTTGCAGGTCTTGCGCGATTTGAAAGCCACGACACCCGAGCTTCGCGTGATTCGTCACGTCAAGAACAGCGGCCAGAGTACGGCGGTTCGCAACGGCGTGAAAGCCGCGCGCGCGCCTTGGATCGCGACGCTGGATGGTGACGGCCAAAACGATCCGGCCGACATCCCGAACCTCCTCGCCGAGCGCGCCAAAGGCGACGCGCAAACCAAGCTGTTCGCCGGATGGCGCGTCAATCGTCAAGATTCCGGTTCGAAACGTTGGGCGTCGAAGTGGGCCAACAAAATCCGTTCGAACATGTTGAAAGACGACACGCCTGACACCGGCTGCGGCATCAAATTGTTCGAGCGGGATGCCTTTCTCGACCTGCCCTACTTCGATCACATGCACCGGTATCTGCCTGCGCTGATGCAGCGTGCCGGTTGGAAAACGGTGAGCGTGCCGGTCAACCACCGTCACCGCACCAGCGGTGTGTCGAAGTACAACAACTTGAATCGTGCATTGGTCGGCGTGCGTGATTTGCGTGGCGTTGCTTGGCTCATCACTCGCAGCCGCCGCACACCGGTGGAAGAGCTCTGA
- a CDS encoding NAD-dependent epimerase/dehydratase family protein, protein MTEPRPVLVTGAAGFIGAYVMRALAERGIPAVGLDNYNDYYNPQLKRDRVAALCPDADIRSLDLTDKEGLTALFDEVRPTRVIHLGAQAGVRYSLENPRAYVDSNIVGFTHILELCHAHSVAHLLYASSSSVYGDSAVTPFSEDQRIDKPRSFYAATKAANELMAYTFSQLYGLKATGLRFFTVYGPWGRPDMAPILFSRAVIAGRAIDVYNHGQMRRDFTHVSDIVAGILGALHTPSTEAVPHQVFNLGNHTPVALEHFINVIETAAGRPAVKNYKPMQPGDMLETMADTTRAHAAFGFDPITPLEQGLPPVVAWCEMYYGEKA, encoded by the coding sequence ATGACCGAGCCGCGTCCCGTGCTGGTGACCGGTGCCGCCGGCTTCATCGGTGCCTATGTCATGCGCGCCTTGGCCGAACGCGGCATCCCCGCGGTCGGGCTCGACAATTACAACGACTACTACAACCCGCAACTCAAACGCGATCGGGTCGCGGCACTGTGTCCGGACGCCGACATCCGCAGCTTGGATCTCACCGACAAGGAAGGTTTGACGGCGCTGTTCGATGAAGTGCGGCCCACTCGCGTCATCCACTTGGGTGCGCAGGCGGGCGTGCGTTATTCGTTGGAAAATCCACGCGCCTACGTCGACAGCAATATCGTCGGGTTCACCCACATCCTCGAGCTTTGCCATGCGCACTCGGTAGCGCATTTGCTCTACGCCAGTTCGTCGTCCGTCTATGGCGACTCCGCAGTCACGCCGTTTTCGGAAGACCAGCGCATCGACAAGCCGCGCTCTTTCTATGCGGCGACGAAGGCCGCAAACGAATTGATGGCGTATACGTTCTCGCAACTGTACGGCCTCAAAGCCACCGGACTGCGCTTCTTCACCGTCTATGGTCCGTGGGGCCGTCCTGACATGGCGCCGATCCTGTTCTCGCGCGCGGTCATCGCCGGTCGCGCCATCGATGTCTACAACCATGGGCAGATGCGTCGCGATTTCACCCACGTGAGCGATATCGTGGCGGGCATTCTCGGTGCGTTGCATACACCCTCGACCGAAGCGGTACCGCATCAAGTGTTCAATCTCGGCAATCACACGCCGGTGGCGCTTGAGCACTTCATCAACGTCATTGAGACGGCGGCGGGCCGGCCCGCGGTGAAAAATTACAAACCGATGCAGCCGGGCGATATGCTGGAAACCATGGCAGACACCACTCGCGCACACGCCGCGTTCGGATTCGATCCGATCACGCCGCTCGAGCAGGGGTTGCCGCCGGTCGTGGCTTGGTGCGAGATGTATTACGGAGAGAAGGCATGA
- a CDS encoding ParB/RepB/Spo0J family partition protein, protein MSTPTKKKGLGRGLTALLGNDVVIPKAETPQPGDSLATLPIDQLQAGKYQPRKQFPEAQLDELADSIKAQGVIQPIVVRALAKGSYEIVAGERRWRASQRAGLTEVPVVIRALDDRSVVAMALIENIQREDLNPLEEANALQQLISEFGLTHAEAAQAVGKSRTTVTNLLRLLELPVAIRELINSRQLEMGHARALLTLAPELAAKLAGEAAKEGWSVREVERRAQAFAAGKVPDARAAKKPLPVNDADVAALERELGDTVGARVQIQQGRKGTGKLVIHYGSHDALDGLLERLRK, encoded by the coding sequence ATGAGTACGCCAACGAAGAAAAAGGGCCTCGGCCGTGGATTGACCGCGTTGCTCGGGAATGATGTCGTCATTCCCAAGGCCGAAACGCCGCAGCCTGGTGACAGCTTGGCCACCTTGCCGATCGACCAACTGCAAGCGGGCAAATACCAGCCGCGCAAACAATTTCCGGAAGCACAGCTCGACGAATTGGCCGACTCCATCAAGGCGCAGGGCGTCATCCAACCGATTGTCGTGCGTGCGCTTGCCAAGGGCAGCTATGAAATCGTGGCCGGTGAACGTCGCTGGCGTGCGTCGCAGCGCGCGGGCTTGACCGAAGTGCCGGTGGTCATCCGCGCGTTGGACGACCGTAGTGTCGTTGCCATGGCGCTGATCGAAAACATCCAACGCGAAGACCTCAACCCGCTGGAAGAAGCCAACGCCTTACAGCAATTGATTTCGGAATTCGGTTTGACCCACGCCGAAGCGGCGCAAGCCGTCGGCAAGTCGCGCACCACAGTCACCAACCTGCTGCGTCTGCTCGAACTGCCGGTCGCCATCCGCGAACTCATCAACAGTCGTCAGTTGGAAATGGGTCACGCGCGCGCATTGCTGACATTGGCGCCGGAACTCGCTGCAAAACTGGCGGGTGAAGCGGCCAAAGAAGGCTGGTCGGTTCGCGAGGTCGAGCGCCGCGCACAAGCGTTTGCCGCCGGCAAAGTGCCCGACGCACGTGCGGCGAAAAAGCCCTTGCCGGTGAACGATGCCGATGTCGCCGCACTTGAACGCGAGCTGGGCGACACCGTCGGTGCACGCGTACAAATCCAACAAGGTCGGAAAGGCACGGGCAAGCTGGTGATCCATTACGGCAGCCACGATGCCCTCGATGGCCTGCTGGAACGTCTGCGTAAATGA
- a CDS encoding ParA family protein, with amino-acid sequence MARIIAVANQKGGVGKTTTSVNLAAALAETAQRVLLVDLDAQGNATMGSGIDKREFEAGTCDILLEEVNVADGIVKSPEGYDLMPANTDLTAAEIALMDEAGREQRLKRALDPLRDEYDFIIVDCPPSLSLLTLNALTAADGVLVPMQCEYYALEGITSLVETINALKGKLNPTLAIDGILRTMYDVRNNLANSVSAELQSHFGDALLQTVVPRNVRLAEAPSHGQSIIKYDRSSRGAVAYLGLAGELVRRQRERATPAR; translated from the coding sequence ATGGCGCGGATCATCGCTGTGGCAAACCAGAAAGGTGGCGTTGGCAAGACCACGACGTCCGTCAACCTCGCTGCGGCGCTGGCAGAGACCGCGCAACGCGTGCTGTTGGTCGACTTGGATGCGCAAGGTAACGCCACCATGGGCAGCGGCATCGACAAGCGCGAATTCGAAGCCGGCACCTGCGACATCTTGCTGGAAGAAGTGAATGTCGCCGACGGCATCGTCAAATCGCCTGAAGGCTATGACCTGATGCCGGCAAATACCGATTTGACCGCCGCCGAAATCGCCCTCATGGACGAAGCCGGACGCGAACAGCGCTTGAAGCGCGCGTTGGATCCGCTGCGCGACGAGTACGATTTCATCATTGTCGATTGCCCGCCGTCCTTGTCGCTGCTGACTTTGAACGCATTGACCGCCGCGGATGGCGTATTGGTTCCCATGCAATGCGAGTACTACGCGTTGGAAGGCATCACCTCACTCGTCGAAACCATCAATGCTTTGAAAGGCAAGTTGAATCCGACACTCGCCATCGACGGCATCCTGCGCACCATGTACGACGTCCGCAACAACCTGGCCAACTCGGTGTCGGCGGAATTGCAAAGCCATTTCGGCGATGCGCTGTTGCAGACCGTCGTGCCACGGAATGTCCGATTGGCCGAAGCCCCGAGCCATGGTCAAAGCATCATCAAATACGACCGTTCATCGCGCGGTGCCGTGGCCTACTTGGGCCTTGCCGGTGAACTTGTTCGTCGTCAGCGCGAACGCGCAACTCCGGCACGTTAA
- the rsmG gene encoding 16S rRNA (guanine(527)-N(7))-methyltransferase RsmG, with protein MNSGTALDHLSPDLARGIAALGLDAGTLTPPLMQYLALLHKWNGTYNLTAIRDPADMIPKHLLDSLSILPHMQSGALADLGTGPGLPGIPVALARPDIQVSLVESNGKKARFMREAIRVLKLRNARVVEARIEAVDEPGAYTQITARALATLSEILAFGGHLLAPEGRLLAMKARTTEVEAEALPAGWVVEARHVLAVPGLAADRELVVVRRGA; from the coding sequence ATGAATTCCGGCACAGCACTCGATCACTTGTCCCCCGACCTCGCCCGCGGCATCGCGGCGTTGGGTCTGGATGCCGGGACATTGACGCCACCGCTGATGCAGTATCTCGCGCTGCTGCACAAATGGAATGGCACTTACAACCTGACCGCGATACGCGATCCCGCGGACATGATTCCCAAGCATTTGCTCGACTCGCTGAGCATTCTCCCGCACATGCAAAGCGGCGCCTTGGCAGATCTTGGCACTGGCCCGGGCTTGCCCGGCATCCCGGTGGCATTGGCCCGGCCCGACATCCAAGTCAGCTTGGTGGAAAGTAACGGCAAGAAGGCGCGCTTCATGCGCGAAGCGATTCGCGTGCTCAAGCTCCGCAACGCCCGTGTCGTCGAGGCGCGTATCGAAGCCGTGGACGAACCGGGCGCCTACACCCAAATCACCGCGCGCGCTTTGGCCACCTTGTCCGAGATTCTCGCCTTCGGCGGTCACTTGCTGGCACCCGAGGGCCGTCTGTTGGCCATGAAAGCACGCACCACCGAGGTGGAAGCCGAAGCGCTGCCCGCCGGCTGGGTCGTGGAGGCGAGGCACGTGCTGGCGGTCCCTGGCCTTGCCGCCGATCGGGAGTTGGTGGTCGTTCGTCGCGGGGCATGA
- a CDS encoding 4'-phosphopantetheinyl transferase family protein encodes MSRLNDRARTPATVWLRLPDMEPAEGLVREWLSDQLGIAKNDIRFERDAQGRPRLQAPLAHMDCNWSHSGGFLLASVVTHARVGVDIELIQPRRRIDDIAERYFTPAEQAWLGRLNGRNKVRAFHRLWCCKEAILKAHGRGLSFGLDRLELLPDTKRRMQLQAMDAELGSPYAWQLEEWIPAAGYVAALAVKRA; translated from the coding sequence ATGTCCCGGTTGAACGATCGCGCACGCACACCTGCCACCGTTTGGCTGCGTCTGCCGGATATGGAACCGGCGGAAGGACTGGTGCGCGAGTGGCTGTCGGATCAGTTGGGGATCGCCAAAAACGACATCCGCTTTGAACGCGATGCGCAAGGTCGCCCGCGCCTCCAAGCCCCGCTGGCGCATATGGATTGCAATTGGAGCCACAGCGGCGGTTTCTTGTTGGCAAGTGTGGTGACGCACGCCCGCGTCGGGGTCGACATCGAGCTCATCCAGCCGCGACGCCGCATCGACGACATCGCCGAGCGATATTTCACGCCGGCAGAGCAGGCCTGGCTCGGACGTTTGAACGGCCGCAACAAGGTGCGCGCATTCCACCGGCTGTGGTGTTGCAAGGAGGCCATATTAAAAGCGCACGGTCGCGGGCTGTCGTTCGGTCTGGATCGCCTCGAGCTCTTGCCGGATACCAAGCGTCGGATGCAATTGCAGGCCATGGATGCCGAGCTCGGATCGCCATATGCATGGCAGCTCGAAGAATGGATTCCCGCGGCAGGCTACGTTGCAGCGCTTGCAGTCAAACGCGCCTGA
- a CDS encoding AMP-binding protein has translation MTNASVPLFRGDPASALLLRADGSVVDRARFLRQVTALAAQLPEAPTVINVCESRHHFLVALCAAAMRGQISLMPPSRAPEVIADIAARYPGSIIIGDTGSVPGATLVMPKVLGEVESRAVPSIAADQTAVIVFTSGSTGAPSANPKSWGSMQQTTRDNATCLKNLVSGEETMPIVATVPPQHMYGMETSVLLPLFENFAVHEGRPFFPGDLAEVLAHCARSPLLVSTPVHLRALVNADVAFPKAAGILSATAPLAADLAAAAEATFGCEVQELFGSTETCVIAHRQTARTTDWTLYENVTLTPEEAGTWVTRDAYPARIRISDIVSLSSDGTQFALVGRHADLLEIAGKRASLADLNRLLLQVPGVQDGAMLQTHLTSGSGTQRMQAVVVGAVNDAQILDYLRDFVDPVFLPRRIHHVAALPRNETGKLSRAALLALTQV, from the coding sequence ATGACCAACGCAAGCGTGCCGCTCTTCCGGGGTGATCCCGCTTCCGCCCTCCTGTTGCGCGCCGACGGCAGCGTTGTCGATCGGGCGCGGTTCTTGCGTCAAGTCACCGCACTGGCCGCGCAGCTGCCGGAAGCGCCGACCGTCATCAATGTCTGCGAATCGCGACACCACTTCTTGGTGGCGCTGTGCGCGGCAGCGATGCGCGGCCAAATCAGTTTGATGCCGCCTTCGCGTGCGCCGGAAGTGATTGCCGATATCGCCGCGCGCTATCCGGGCAGCATCATCATCGGCGACACCGGCTCGGTACCGGGGGCGACCTTGGTGATGCCGAAGGTTTTGGGCGAGGTCGAATCGCGAGCAGTGCCGAGCATCGCGGCCGATCAGACGGCGGTGATCGTGTTCACGTCGGGGAGTACCGGGGCGCCTTCTGCGAATCCGAAGTCCTGGGGATCGATGCAACAAACCACGCGCGACAATGCGACCTGCTTGAAAAATTTGGTGTCCGGCGAAGAAACAATGCCGATTGTCGCCACTGTGCCGCCACAACATATGTACGGCATGGAGACCAGCGTGTTATTGCCGCTGTTCGAGAACTTCGCGGTGCATGAGGGTCGCCCGTTCTTTCCCGGTGATTTGGCCGAGGTATTGGCCCACTGCGCACGGTCGCCCCTGTTGGTGTCGACGCCCGTGCACTTGCGGGCGTTGGTGAACGCGGACGTTGCCTTTCCAAAAGCGGCGGGCATCTTGAGTGCGACCGCGCCACTGGCGGCTGACTTGGCGGCGGCTGCGGAAGCGACATTCGGATGCGAAGTACAAGAGCTGTTCGGCTCGACGGAAACCTGCGTCATCGCGCATCGGCAAACCGCGCGCACCACGGATTGGACGTTGTATGAAAACGTAACGTTGACGCCGGAGGAAGCGGGTACTTGGGTCACGCGCGATGCCTACCCGGCGCGGATACGCATTTCGGACATCGTTTCGTTGTCGTCGGACGGGACGCAATTCGCACTGGTAGGCCGTCATGCGGACTTGTTGGAGATCGCGGGCAAGCGCGCCTCGCTCGCCGACCTGAACCGTTTGTTATTGCAGGTGCCCGGGGTGCAGGACGGCGCAATGCTGCAAACACACCTAACAAGTGGTTCGGGGACACAGCGCATGCAGGCGGTGGTGGTCGGAGCCGTGAATGACGCGCAAATCCTTGATTACTTACGGGATTTTGTTGACCCGGTATTTTTGCCGAGGCGCATTCATCATGTTGCTGCATTGCCGCGAAATGAAACGGGCAAGCTCAGTCGTGCTGCCTTGCTCGCGTTGACGCAAGTTTGA
- a CDS encoding GlsB/YeaQ/YmgE family stress response membrane protein, whose protein sequence is MNFIVMLIVGGIAGWLASIMMRRDGNQGVLLNIIVGIIGGFLGGFLLPMVGLNLGAGWVGYLITALIGAVVLLLIVNLITRGRAR, encoded by the coding sequence ATGAATTTTATCGTCATGTTGATCGTGGGTGGTATTGCAGGTTGGCTTGCCAGCATCATGATGCGCCGCGACGGCAATCAAGGTGTCCTGCTCAATATCATTGTCGGCATCATCGGTGGTTTCCTCGGCGGTTTCTTGTTGCCGATGGTCGGCTTGAATCTTGGTGCGGGTTGGGTCGGTTATCTGATCACCGCTTTGATCGGCGCCGTAGTGTTGCTGTTGATCGTCAACTTGATCACGCGTGGCCGCGCCCGCTGA